The following nucleotide sequence is from Tribolium castaneum strain GA2 chromosome 5, icTriCast1.1, whole genome shotgun sequence.
GGGCAATATTGATGATAAACAAAACTACCGTTCAATTTCAGTTTACCAATTTTAagtgaaacttttaaaaaattgtttataaatgcTGTCATCTTATAACATTTGATCTGCTACCttcatcaaaattttgttttttaaaaggaggaagaataaataaacaaaactttaCTATAGTTACCTAATGGTTTCAAACAAGGAGAATTTGTAAGTATTGAAAGTATTTGACTGCGTTGactataaatataaattaactaTGTACTTTTGGACTAGTCtcagtttaaatttattaaaaaaacatctttaCAATAGAAATCAATGCACATATTAGATGTTTCAAAActaacgtcgcattttctctcaaaatttgctgttataaatcattcatgcacttcaaaaaaataatagctaaagtaatttacactttcaataataaatctaatcgttaataactattttacaattttatcaatcttatttaaaaaacacataCAGTGAAGTCCCTAgatggagctcgaaaaacggacagcCCTGTATTATATTGACGTGTGTAAAGCTTTTGAGCTGCtaacacaaataaacattattattattaaaagattAGTCAACTGTAGATAAAAACCACGCTTTGACACGGATTATTGGTGCAACAGAGTTTGaacaaaatgaaatatttgttCATTTTATCAGTTTTGGTTCACTCTTCGCAAAGTGTAAGTACTAAAACACCACAACTACTTACCCTTTAAGTGTTTTAGGCCAgtttagcaaaaaatggcCGAATTATTGGTGGCCAAACAGCGATTGTTGGTCAATTTCCGCACGCAGCTGCTATCACAGTACAAACTGAAGACAGTCGATTTTTTTGCGGAGGCACCCTTATTGACAAGGAATGGGTTCTAACAGCCGGGCAATGTGTTGATGGGTTGTATACctttagatttatttaaatttggtctaaaaataaaattttgtagcgCTGTCCTCTTTACAATTCAATTGGGGAGTAACAGCTTGCATGACGCTGACTCAAACCGTATCATTGTGGCCACGTCCGAATTTGTATTACATCCTAATTTTGATCCAATGACTTTGGAAAATGATATTGGACTTATAAAGCTTCGAATGCCAGTCGAGTTTAGCggtaaaaatttggaaaaaaatgttcaacTTTACTAGAACTTTTTTGCAGATTATTTGAACAAAGTGAACGTTTTGGGGGCTCATTATGTTGTAGAAAGTACAGTTCTTATGGCTTTGGGTTGGGGTCAAACTAGTGATAGTAAGACATACACTACGAATCCTAATATTTAATCGTATTTatggtaattatttttttaggtaGTTCTAGTCTTAGTGATGATCTTAGATGGGTTAATGTCGTAGCTATATCAAATGATGAGTGTCGATTAACTTATGATAATCAGATAACAAACGTTACTCTTTGCGTTGAGGGTAACTTTAATGAAGGATCTTGTTATGTACGATCAGCTCGGAATAACATAACTACATTGGTTTCTATCTAGTAAAGTTTATTTTCAGGGCGATACAGGAAGCGGCTTAATTTATGCTGTCAGTGGGTACCATATACTCCTCGGAATAGCAAGTTTTGTTAGTGGCAATGGTTGCGAAAGCACTGATCCTTCTGGATATATTAGAACGAGTGATTACCGAGACTGGATCAGGAATATTACAAATGTTTAACtataaaattctcaaaaataaacacattttACAACACTTGACGAGTTTCTTATTTCGTCCTACTCTCAAATACTGTCCCAGCAATTTGAAAGTGTCTATTATTGATCtctaaatgttagaaaatgtATCTTTTTATACGAAAGCCGcctcattaaaaattattttgaaatatacAAGGTGTTTCGAAAAGCAgtcaatacaaacttatgtaTTTTTAGATGGAACAtcctatattttttaacatttttgaatgtagcttttaacactTATATTTTGCTTTTGcttggtttttgaaataaattgatttatttgacAAGAGCACAGTGtttgtaaaaatgtattacataaaaactgaGAATCCTAAACAAGTaggactttcaccactttataGAAAAATGTTCGAACAATAAGGATATAATTTATAATGAGCTCACTGCAATCAGCAAGATAAAAAAGTGGAGGGGTTTATTGCAAATtgaataactttaaaattgcaaataaaacacCCATCCAAAAGTCTTTGAAACTGTTTctctaaaaacaataacaattaaGTGTTCCTTTTGAATACTTAAACgatattttaacttttttttagctGTTGTTTCCGtagtctaaaaataaattttaataactttaaagTAACCctaagctattattttttattttttagtgaaatatttaaatatttaatatttatgtcaAATCTTTAAATCTCCATATAAACTCGTCAATAAATAATCCGTAGTGGAGTTACTATGGTTATGAAATAGTTTACTATCGTAATAACATAATTATACTTATAAAGTTTAACAAAAAGAACCAGAGATGTTTGGGCTAAAGCCCAAACTTACCTCTATACCAAGCTGCATGGTTCAAAAGTTAGAGGACgccaaagtttaaaaattattttggattttctttattaacttttattttccaCTTGTATAATATTGATTCTTATCGTTTAGGATACGTGTTATATAAACCTGTTTGTTTTGCCTTAGGGCATAAAAAGCGAGCTAatactaacaaaaataaatcaaatatttttcacatttcaagtggaaaataaaatgttatacGCACCACGGGCATAACTCGATTTTATAAATCTCAGGCAACTTAAAATCTCGGGCCGGAGCCCCTCGACTTTTTAACCGTTGCCTTTGAATATAATCATCTTCATTATGCCCTTGGTACATAAGATACTATTAAATAGAATAATCGATTGATATTTATTGAAAgttggtacaagtaatttgCCATTAAAACCACATGTTTTGATATCATGCTTtggttttttttcttgtaaagtTTTGATCAATCATCaatttaacacattttaaGACATATTTTTGTCATATGCTATCCGAATAGTGTTTAATTCAtgactcatttttttaaacaatttttgtaacttataaaatttttgtatatacTTTCTTTATGTACGTGTATATTAGACAGCAATAATGTAAcagattatttatttgaacCAAAGAAGgcattttttcagaaaattgaaattattaagtaattaatttaagtaataaaatgcatttttaaaatcaatataataattattgacGAACGTCCGATATGTTGGTACTTCTATTTATagttagttatttattgtacACATAAATGTTTTATCCACGCaagaatatttaatatttataagtAGATAAAATCCGACATAAACATGAATGCAATATAACGTTTTATCCACAATCGCCACATTAACAAAATGAGATTAAATcgaagttaaattaaaaatatttgtattcgTAAAATCAAACTTGACAGGCTTTGTCTGGTAGGAATAATTACTAGTTACTACGGCACTAGTGGAATAACTTTACTTTATTTCACTAGTGGATAATAGGTTACTTTATACGCTTCATAAGTCTAGATAAAACTCCAATCATACTTatgaagaaaattatttttttatttcaaaacaaaggccaatacaaaaattttatgagaTACAGACATTGTTCAGAAATTAAGGgtcttttgaataaaaatagaattacACAATTCAGATAACCCTCTTTCTTTAGACTGGGAAATCTTTGGTTCTTTGTTCTCCCCATTTTtttacaccctgtataaacaaTAAGCATTGTTGCTAAAATATCTTTTGaagtttaatgtttttttagttatattgatttaaacatttaaaactttatgtttttagacagacaattatttactaaaaaaaacaaaaaaattcattcaaattgcattttacttttacaagttatttaacttttaataaacttcTAAATTTTACGTATCTAGTTGCTAGCAATGCCCTAAccaattgtaaaatttaagtttGAGCTTTGCCCTTTAAAGTACTTTTCTaaaattcttagtttttatgtaataattatttttaaataaggtgtttttaccaaaaaaaataatttattttaaaaataaacagaatcCACGAATACAAGTGTAGATTAAAATCATCAGTACgtccaaaaatacaataatatttaGGGTGTTCCATTGATAACACATATGTTTGTATAGGTTTGCTGTTCATTTCTGAAACactatatgtttgaaaataattttaggcgATCCAAGGGGTTAGTATCTAAGAGTTTTGTAAAGaaacagtttaattttaacatttatataTCAATAATGTACATTATCAAATCGTTGGGTcacgtttctatttttttatagtgtGTTTTCAAACCAACAATTATATTTCTCAATACATTCGATTTAGTAAATGAACTTTACTAAATAAGTGcgacttatttatttttgcgtaatttttattacaaaaagaaCAACCATTAGTCTAAACCTCCTGTGATATTGTAAATCCAGTTGAGATAAGGAAACACTCTCATATAACCCGAAGGATCCAAACTTTCACAACCACGACTGCTGAGAAAACTAGACACCCCAATTGCAATGGGATGCCGATCGTCTAAATAATAGATTAGGGGACTCCCACTGTCACCCTAAAAAAAGTTTCCGGAAAACTGTTgcacttgaaaaatttttattaccacACAGGGACCCTCATTAAAGATTCCATTAACACAAACAACGTTATCCGTTACGTGTGGTccaaagtatattttacaATGTTCGTTAGATATGGTAACTAAATCCACATAGTTTAAGTGGTCAACTGGACCAGGTTCAACTGTAACCGAACCATGAACATTTAGagaaatttcttttttgtaaCTTACGGTCACTGACTTGACCCCATCCAATTGCAACAACATTAACATCTGAACCGTACGCCTTCACTGGCAAATGTATTTTCGCAATGTAATCTAAAAAACCAATCAAACCcacttataattaaaattaagtacTGACCATTGAACTCAATATTTTGACGAAGCTCTAGCAAAGCAATGTTGTTATCTAGAGTGGTTCGGTTGAACTCTGGATGCAGAAAATAATTAGAGGTGCTGACATTCAACCTGTTGGGATCATCGTCAGAAAGTGAATTTGATCCTAAGGTAATAACGAATTCCGTGCCACTGAAACAAAACCTAACGATTTGGTTCAAATGATAATTAATTGTACTTTTCCACACAATGGCCTGCTGTTAAAATCCAGCGGTTGCTTAAAAGGGCCCCAGCACAAAACACCGCACTGTCAAAAGTTTTGGCAAATATCGCAGCTGAGAAAGGGAACTGACCGGCTCGTGCTTGCCTACCCCCAATTATACGAGTATctaaacgaaaaattaaatttggaagGAAAAATGGTCACTTACTTActtgcaatattttttgttagagaTGAGGGTTTTAGGCAAACTGAGAGACATAAGATTACTGACCAAAAGACTTTCATTTTGTTATTATGTTTGAATTGACTCGCTAACTTAGTTATGTAGTATTTCAAACGTAGGTATCTATGTAGAAATGGTTTATCTTTTCTTATTCATAATGTAGATAGGAATGAATGATTAGTGTTTTACTCAAGCATGCATTGATTTCAAGAGGGATTAGGAATGGAAACAAAAGATTTGATTAGTCAGAAGGCTTCCTGTGTTTATGTTTCTGTTATGTTCGGCTAGAAAATAGAAATAGTTTCGAGAATAGATTAGATAATTTTAGGAGAAATACGTCAGATGGATTAGGTTGCGCAAGGTTTAACTTGATTATTATCTTAAATTGTTACACAAGAAGAATAGTACCTAGGATAAATAAAAAGcatgtataatttttatttttttactaaaatgtttttattgcatatttggcATTACAGTTCTAGTTGAAATTATTCATATTCTACATTACTTatatttacacttttttgttctatttttttcttacatcCGTCACATCTTTTATCCATTCTTTTCCTTTGCCTGTTTTGTTTAGAACTTTTCTCTATCAAAGTTGCACACTCCTAGCTCCACACAGTCTGACAAACAATATTCTAACGTCTCCCTTTCTTCTCCACATAATTTGTACAGTTTTTCCCAATGTTGCCTCAAAAATTCGTTCTCTTTTTTCTCGTTTCCACATCTATAGTGAGTGACAAAACCAAATATCCACAACACTGTGTTCTATTTcacatatttatattttaaagttttgtcTAATGTCTACTTTTAAGTAACAGcaactattattttaataatgcctacacaaacattttattttccatCAAACGTTGTCACCGTGATGAAATAGAACACagttgttttttggttttgtcacCGACTTCAAATCTGGCTATGATTTtcttatgtttatttttcatcttACCTAAGTATTTAGAGAGTTTATCGTTAATAACTTAAGCAGGGCATATATTTTGCGTTATATCTCGATTCTCTTATGCATGTTATTCTTTCCTGCCTATCTATGTCCGTCTCtcattttcagtttatttttcattattcttttttttttctcattctttgaatttttataCACGCATACCCTTTATTTTCATAATAGTCTTCTTGTTCTTTCCatctaatatttttatttgtttttttgaattctGCCCAACACTGAATTCTGCATTCACGCCGAATTCTTAATTTCTTTTCAAATCCCACAGCTCTCATTCCTTAATTTTTCTCTCTTATTTTCTTCTCTTATTATGTGTCTTGGCGTTTGTTTATTTAGCCCATTACTCATTTTATATACTTATCTTCTATTcccatatttatatttttatatctaTTCCCACATTTCTGCTCCATACATTACAATGCTTTTCGCCAAGTTATCAAACATCATCATTCTTCTCTTGAAATATTCGCTAAATTTACGTTATCCCAAGCTCCACACACTTCTTAAAACCATATTTGCTTTTTGTTGCTTCTTTTATATGAGCTGTTCTTCTTCGAGCtgttctatattttttcttctcatTGCCACTCATCTACTTTTTCcgttctaatttttttggaaatactattatttttattttatctataTTAACTTccattcttttatttatttttccatttttttatcatttcctTCATATCGTTTTTGCTCTTTGTTACAATCATTATCATCAGGTAGGTCGTCTGCAGACGCCATGGaccacactttttttctgCCTATAACTATTCCACCAACTTGTACCTTTCTTATTATAACCTGATCTGTGTCCTCCAAGGAACCTTGTCTGACTTTTTTGATTGtccaaaaacatttactcgtTTCTTTATCTATTTTCACTTGATTAATGgttttcttattaaatttttctattctTCTCACCAACCACTTGGACATCACTTTCtctcttaaaattttaactattttcaaaGTCCATGAAGCAAACATACATTCGTCCTCTATCTTTACTTATTTCTTTCTTAAACTCTGCCTGTCCTCTTTCATGGATTTTCGCTTTTAGTCTTTCATCTAATACCATAGCCTAGATGCTCCTGAAAACAAAATGaccgaaaaaaatttattggttATACAGTattcatttatattttttttaatttatatttcttgcacgtttcaatttaatttaaatattttggctGTGTGACCAAAAAAAGTTAGTGTCTGTGCCATCTCAACTTTAAGTAACacgtattaatattgcagACGACAGCCTAatgaagatttaataaaaaatcaaaacgtcgcgaaaaatataaattttaattactcccTGCCCTAAATAACCAATAAATGTTTTCCGGTCGTACTGAGTAAAGTTATACGCCGGTAATTTTTCGGCTGATATTTgtcttttttgtaaattggaATAATTAGTGTTTAATCTTTGGGCAATCCCTCTTTCTTCCAATCTCTATTGAGGACTTCATACAACCTTTTTTGTAGGTTTTCTGTGGCGTACATTCATGCTTTGTTTGGAATTTCGTTTTCTCCTGTagctttctttgtttttttctttatttatttgtatttctgCTTCTTCTTTTGTAAGTTCGTTTATTTCCTTTTGTGCCAATCTA
It contains:
- the LOC100141705 gene encoding brachyurin gives rise to the protein MKYLFILSVLVHSSQSASLAKNGRIIGGQTAIVGQFPHAAAITVQTEDSRFFCGGTLIDKEWVLTAGQCVDGAVLFTIQLGSNSLHDADSNRIIVATSEFVLHPNFDPMTLENDIGLIKLRMPVEFSDYLNKVNVLGAHYVVESTVLMALGWGQTSDSSSSLSDDLRWVNVVAISNDECRLTYDNQITNVTLCVEGNFNEGSCYGDTGSGLIYAVSGYHILLGIASFVSGNGCESTDPSGYIRTSDYRDWIRNITNV
- the H115 gene encoding serine protease H115 isoform X1, encoding MKFVALFSLFTLFSSPVYSNIAGRIIGGSDAKAGEFPFTAAIYIHTSSGQYFCAGALLSREWILTGAQCVDGALQFTIVLGSNNLQDSNDPNRVKVATEEYYLYPKYDAFTLQHDIALIKLRLPIEYSDYIQPILLPTAELVDYSVVVALGWGQTSDEDAGNVSDLHRVSITVLSNQECRNTYGTQIIEEMVCAEGNYNQGTCHGDSGGPLIQYVYGQSATHVGVSSFFSGNGCESTDPSGFTRTFPYVEWIRNVTQIYERLKAKIHERGQAEFKKEISKDRGRIKDKPFLHRYLRLKYYITKLASQFKHNNKMKVFWSVILCLSVCLKPSSLTKNIANTRIIGGRQARAGQFPFSAAIFAKTFDSAVFCAGALLSNRWILTAGHCVENGTEFVITLGSNSLSDDDPNRLNVSTSNYFLHPEFNRTTLDNNIALLELRQNIEFNDYIAKIHLPVKAYGSDVNVVAIGWGQVSDLEPGPVDHLNYVDLVTISNEHCKIYFGPHVTDNVVCVNGIFNEGPCVGDSGSPLIYYLDDRHPIAIGVSSFLSSRGCESLDPSGYMRVFPYLNWIYNITGGLD
- the H115 gene encoding serine protease H115 precursor, with amino-acid sequence MKVFWSVILCLSVCLKPSSLTKNIANTRIIGGRQARAGQFPFSAAIFAKTFDSAVFCAGALLSNRWILTAGHCVENGTEFVITLGSNSLSDDDPNRLNVSTSNYFLHPEFNRTTLDNNIALLELRQNIEFNDYIAKIHLPVKAYGSDVNVVAIGWGQVSDLEPGPVDHLNYVDLVTISNEHCKIYFGPHVTDNVVCVNGIFNEGPCVGDSGSPLIYYLDDRHPIAIGVSSFLSSRGCESLDPSGYMRVFPYLNWIYNITGGLD